One genomic window of Candidatus Kuenenia stuttgartiensis includes the following:
- the gspM gene encoding type II secretion system protein GspM, translating into MEKLIAVLRRFKVRERVLLIGAILVLFYIVIDRAIITPFFTSINETKQSLETKEKLLEKSYSFIANKKRYEERLSELEQYYEKMKKKFFYEETEELASAKLQEIVNNIAKKNGLVVSRSTALKRNIINKNPYLIALSINIEISDIASTEELRNFLYDIEYDNDKTLFIDNLRIKVLGVTAVKGAVLNSTLTAVAFIEKKS; encoded by the coding sequence ATGGAAAAACTGATTGCTGTATTGAGAAGATTTAAAGTACGAGAAAGAGTTCTGCTGATTGGTGCAATACTCGTTCTCTTTTATATTGTCATCGATAGGGCAATAATTACCCCCTTCTTTACATCGATCAATGAAACGAAGCAGAGTTTAGAAACGAAAGAAAAACTGCTGGAGAAGAGTTACTCGTTTATTGCAAATAAAAAACGATACGAAGAACGATTGAGTGAGTTGGAACAATATTATGAAAAAATGAAGAAGAAGTTTTTTTATGAGGAGACGGAAGAACTTGCATCTGCAAAATTGCAGGAGATAGTAAATAATATTGCGAAAAAAAACGGTTTGGTGGTATCGAGAAGCACTGCACTAAAGAGAAATATCATCAATAAGAATCCGTATCTCATAGCATTATCAATTAATATTGAAATAAGCGATATCGCAAGTACGGAAGAATTGCGGAATTTTCTCTATGATATCGAATATGATAACGACAAAACACTTTTTATTGACAATCTCAGAATTAAAGTATTAGGTGTTACGGCAGTGAAGGGTGCGGTTCTTAACTCGACCTTAACAGCGGTTGCCTTTATAGAAAAGAAATCATAG